The DNA window AGCAGGCGGTGCAGCGCGTCGCCGGCGGCTACGTCGCTCGCAAGGCTCTGCCGACGCAGCGCGAGATTCGCGCCGAGATCGCGCGGCTCGCTTGGATGAGCGGGCAGAACGACGATCGGCTGCTCGAACCGCCGGAGCCCGACGATCCGTTCGTGGTCTTCGCCGCGTTGCTCGCGCCGTTGGAACAAGTCCGGCGTCGAGGACGCAACGGCGTCTTCGAAGACTACCTGTCGCATAGCCTGCGGGTATTCGATCTGGCTTGCGACGAGCTCCCCTACGACGAAGAATTTCTCACCGCCGCGCTCTTGCACGAAGTCGGGCGCGGGCTCGATCCTCAATCTCCCGCGCTTGCCGGCCTGGATGCGCTCGGAGAAATGATTACTCCACGCACGGCATGGTTGATCGAAAACCTAGACGCGGCCAATGCCTCCGTAGAAGGAACGCTCGGCCGGCGCTCGCTGCGCAGGCTGGCGGAATCGGAATGGTTCGAAGACTTGCTGCAGCTCGCGGATTGCGACCGGCGCGGCAGTTCGCTGGGTGTTCCGACCTCGGATTTAGAGTCGGCCTTGGAATATCTGCGTGAGATGAATGCCGAGGACGAAGCCGATTCCGATGCCGACCGA is part of the Planctomycetia bacterium genome and encodes:
- a CDS encoding HD domain-containing protein gives rise to the protein MSYAKMRQQLAEQAARLMFENQISFQKATQQAVQRVAGGYVARKALPTQREIRAEIARLAWMSGQNDDRLLEPPEPDDPFVVFAALLAPLEQVRRRGRNGVFEDYLSHSLRVFDLACDELPYDEEFLTAALLHEVGRGLDPQSPALAGLDALGEMITPRTAWLIENLDAANASVEGTLGRRSLRRLAESEWFEDLLQLADCDRRGSSLGVPTSDLESALEYLREMNAEDEADSDADR